From one Leguminivora glycinivorella isolate SPB_JAAS2020 chromosome 5, LegGlyc_1.1, whole genome shotgun sequence genomic stretch:
- the LOC125226250 gene encoding pupal cuticle protein Edg-78E-like, with protein MKYLVLAAFIGLVGLIEAGPRYPGIADSALVRQKHHAAIPPTEIPSLAGGRRVPTRAVATNDQEATVLRFDSEVKSDAYQYVYETSNGISAQASGSLQKGPEGEAIAVQGQYQYAAPDGTRVEVSYVADDTGYHPTGDVIPTPHPIPAYIARSLEYIAAHPQPVEKRL; from the exons atgaaatattta GTGCTCGCCGCGTTCATTGGCCTGGTAGGGCTGATAGAAGCTGGACCGAGATATCCAGGGATAGCTGATAGTGCCCTTGTCAGACAAAAACACCACGCTGCAATACCACCAACAGAAATACCTAGCTTGGCTGGTGGACGACGAGTGCCGACGCGTGCCGTTGCTACCAACGACCAGGAGGCGACAGTGTTGCGCTTCGACTCGGAAGTCAAGTCTGACGCCTACCAATACGT ATACGAAACGAGCAATGGAATTTCCGCGCAGGCTTCTGGATCTCTGCAGAAGGGACCTGAAGGCGAGGCCATC GCCGTCCAAGGACAGTACCAGTATGCGGCACCAGATGGGACGCGCGTCGAAGTAAGCTACGTGGCTGACGACACCGGATACCATCCCACA GGTGACGTTATCCCCACGCCGCACCCGATTCCCGCGTATATTGCTCGCAGCCTGGAGTACATCGCGGCCCACCCTCAGCCAGTCGAGAAGAGACTGTAA
- the LOC125226251 gene encoding endocuticle structural glycoprotein ABD-4-like, whose translation MKLLVVAVCLMGLVCAQDNDPVLFRIARAVSAVSDQAATVLRSDSVVQPDGFQYGFETDNGISVQASGSLKKLPEGESLVIQGQYQYTAPDGTPVQVNYESDESGYHPQGAHIPTPHPIPEAIARALQYIEAHPPPVEKRP comes from the exons ATGAAACTTTTA GTAGTTGCCGTGTGCCTGATGGGTTTGGTGTGTGCGCAAGACAATGACCCAGTGCTGTTCCGTATTGCCCGCGCAGTCAGTGCCGTCAGCGACCAGGCTGCCACCGTGCTGCGCTCAGACTCAGTAGTCCAACCCGATGGTTTCCAATATGG ATTCGAGACTGACAATGGAATTTCCGTGCAAGCTTCTGGATCTCTGAAGAAATTACCTGAAGGAGAAAGCTTG GTCATACAAGGACAATACCAGTACACGGCGCCTGACGGAACCCCTGTCCAGGTCAACTATGAGTCTGATGAATCCGGATACCATCCTCAAGGCGCTCACATTCCCACTCCCCACCCAATTCCGGAGGCCATCGCTCGCGCCCTGCAGTACATCGAGGCCCACCCTCCCCCAGTTGAAAAGAGGCCTTAA
- the LOC125226252 gene encoding larval cuticle protein LCP-17-like — MKSIVLFALVAVAVAAPQDQTAQILKQDSQIGPDGSYQWAYETSNGIAAAEQGALKNIGAEEPALEAQGQFSYTSIDGTPVQLSYIANENGFQPQGAHLPTPPPIPEAIQRALAYLATAPPQPEN, encoded by the exons ATGAAATCTATT GTTCTTTTTGCCCTTGTAGCGGTGGCCGTGGCAGCTCCGCAAGACCAAACCGCTCAGATCCTTAAGCAAGACAGTCAGATTGGCCCCGATGGTTCATATCAGTGGGCATACGAAACTTCCAACGGCATCGCGGCTGCTGAGCAGGGAGCTCTTAAGAACATTGGCGCCGAGGAGCCTGCCCTAGAAGCGCAGGGCCAGTTCTCGTACACTAGCATCGATGGCACCCCCGTGCAGCTCTCGTACATCGCTAACGAGAATGGCTTCCAACCGCAGGGCGCCCACCTGCCCACCCCGCCCCCGATCCCTGAGGCTATCCAGCGCGCCCTCGCCTACCTCGCCACCGCTCCTCCTCAACCTGAAAACTAA